A region of Pyxidicoccus parkwaysis DNA encodes the following proteins:
- a CDS encoding CBS domain-containing protein codes for MCRGFQLQSLVSRAVTLFPEDTVLSALQVMHHHGVHVLPVVDGRDGELLGEVTEGELQRLSAFAPLARLAEILTAKALAGTEETTGVPREAREPARLWLH; via the coding sequence ATGTGCCGCGGTTTTCAGCTCCAGTCCCTCGTATCGCGTGCGGTGACGCTCTTCCCCGAGGACACGGTCCTCTCCGCACTCCAGGTGATGCACCACCATGGGGTGCACGTGCTCCCAGTGGTGGACGGGCGGGATGGAGAGCTCTTGGGAGAGGTGACGGAGGGCGAGTTGCAGCGCCTGTCCGCGTTCGCCCCGCTGGCGCGGCTGGCTGAAATTCTGACCGCCAAGGCCCTGGCGGGCACGGAAGAAACGACGGGCGTTCCGCGCGAGGCGCGCGAGCCCGCGCGGCTGTGGCTGCACTGA
- a CDS encoding patatin-like phospholipase family protein has product MTVKNTLSPPPVAPRRTPEAPAPRKAEQPNLLARLGQGLQNVARKADQLIDGFEARLPDLGRLGLPKPSGTSGNPWQGITLTGKPLQIPFDKLLQVDLNDLRKVLEHVIPQKIDDKQGKQLIAQTQGFRDTLGKVRSLGLELDMLPPSSPRYAEVKAQLTKAEAELKQSTGYTRATAPRAGSLWLDPQFLAKELPNGQVNASKFPTGTPVTKPPKPLDFLFGGDATKAAQYTAAVAKRREEAGMPVQGGEPIGVHLSLEGGGGKGKRYAAMIGEMQEMGVVPVSLTGTSAGSIAAAFAATGATPKQLEDVAKDPRLGKLYDFDLDLKDGGLLDGKAAYDLFDAKLRELTGIKDRPVTFADLKVPLQLVAAKAYDSAVGPEGFKSAKDRIFVFSQETTPDTPVALAMRASMAIPGVFEPVQVVDPTTGRNLHLVDGGTLDNLPMGYAKNDLPQIGASLYSRGNAHPVNGQATPKPMPNGQLDTDDVLWNAVNGYTMLKDNATQAQDWRDRAQPGANQFMLSVPTWDLTDPKKGNSTLGFGYDAKVDPALDKQTRQVTENFLREFMDDLGKPGARGTNITTQVPANLKFDVPVNVKGESFRVTYNGGESVTATGKDGKPHEVKLGKQKIEAMWLDNQTFGDLNAQLSEALGNPRSVRPSWLPF; this is encoded by the coding sequence ATGACCGTCAAGAACACCCTCTCGCCCCCTCCGGTCGCCCCCCGTCGCACGCCCGAGGCTCCCGCCCCTCGCAAGGCCGAGCAACCCAACCTCCTCGCCCGCCTCGGCCAGGGCCTCCAGAATGTCGCCCGCAAGGCAGACCAGCTCATCGACGGCTTCGAGGCGCGCCTTCCGGACCTCGGCCGCCTCGGCCTGCCGAAGCCGTCCGGGACTTCCGGCAACCCGTGGCAGGGCATCACCCTCACCGGCAAGCCGCTCCAGATTCCCTTCGACAAGCTGCTCCAGGTCGACCTGAACGACCTCCGCAAGGTCCTGGAGCACGTCATCCCGCAGAAGATTGACGACAAGCAGGGCAAGCAGCTCATCGCCCAGACACAGGGCTTCCGCGACACCCTCGGCAAGGTGCGCTCGCTGGGGCTGGAGCTGGACATGCTGCCTCCCTCGAGCCCGCGCTACGCGGAGGTGAAGGCGCAGCTCACCAAGGCCGAGGCCGAGCTGAAGCAGTCCACCGGCTACACCCGCGCCACCGCCCCGCGCGCAGGCTCGCTGTGGCTGGACCCGCAGTTCCTCGCCAAGGAGCTGCCCAACGGCCAGGTGAATGCCAGCAAGTTCCCCACGGGCACGCCGGTGACGAAGCCGCCCAAGCCGCTCGACTTCCTCTTCGGCGGCGACGCGACGAAGGCCGCGCAGTACACCGCCGCCGTGGCGAAGCGCCGCGAGGAGGCCGGCATGCCCGTGCAGGGCGGCGAGCCCATCGGCGTGCACCTGTCGCTCGAGGGCGGCGGCGGCAAGGGCAAGCGCTACGCCGCGATGATTGGCGAGATGCAGGAGATGGGCGTGGTGCCGGTGAGCCTGACGGGCACGTCGGCCGGCTCCATCGCCGCGGCCTTCGCCGCCACCGGCGCCACGCCGAAGCAGCTGGAGGACGTGGCGAAGGACCCGCGCCTGGGCAAGCTCTACGACTTCGACCTGGACCTGAAGGACGGCGGCCTCCTCGACGGGAAGGCCGCGTATGACCTCTTCGACGCGAAGCTGCGCGAGCTCACCGGCATCAAGGACCGGCCCGTCACCTTCGCGGACCTGAAGGTGCCGCTGCAGCTCGTGGCCGCCAAGGCGTACGACAGCGCCGTGGGCCCCGAGGGCTTCAAGAGCGCCAAGGACCGCATCTTCGTCTTCAGCCAGGAGACGACGCCGGACACGCCGGTGGCGCTCGCCATGCGCGCCTCCATGGCCATCCCCGGCGTCTTCGAGCCCGTGCAGGTCGTGGACCCCACCACCGGCCGCAACCTGCACCTCGTGGACGGCGGCACGCTGGACAACCTGCCCATGGGCTACGCGAAGAACGACCTGCCGCAGATTGGCGCGTCGCTCTACTCGCGCGGCAACGCGCACCCCGTGAATGGCCAGGCCACGCCGAAGCCGATGCCCAACGGCCAGCTCGACACGGATGACGTGCTGTGGAACGCCGTCAACGGCTACACGATGCTGAAGGACAACGCCACGCAGGCGCAGGACTGGAGGGACCGCGCGCAGCCGGGCGCCAACCAGTTCATGCTCAGCGTGCCCACGTGGGACCTCACCGACCCGAAGAAGGGCAACAGCACGCTCGGCTTCGGCTACGACGCGAAGGTGGACCCCGCGCTCGACAAGCAGACGCGCCAGGTGACGGAGAACTTCCTGCGCGAGTTCATGGACGACCTCGGCAAGCCCGGCGCGCGTGGCACCAACATCACCACGCAGGTGCCCGCCAATCTGAAGTTCGACGTGCCGGTGAACGTGAAGGGCGAGTCCTTCCGCGTCACGTACAACGGCGGTGAGTCCGTGACGGCGACGGGCAAGGACGGCAAGCCGCACGAGGTGAAGCTCGGGAAGCAGAAGATCGAGGCCATGTGGCTGGACAACCAGACCTTCGGAGACTTGAACGCGCAGCTCTCCGAGGCGCTGGGCAATCCGCGCAGCGTGCGTCCTTCGTGGCTCCCGTTCTGA